The Armatimonadota bacterium genomic sequence ACGCGGCGCGCCGCCGGATCGACCTCACCGCGCTCGTCGTCCGGGTCTCGCACGGTTACCTGACCGACTTCGGCCTCCCCCACGCGGCGGCCGCGCTGCTCGATGCCGACCGGGAGAAGCTCGGGATGGACCGCGAGCAGTACCTGCTCCACATGCTCTACCGGCGCAGCCAGGAGGTCCGCGAGAAGGGCGCGGGCTTCGACGCACCCGGCACCGATCGGAAGAAGTAGCGGGAACGGACCATGGCGGAGCCGCGCGCGGAGCAGGCCATCTTCGAATGGAACCCGGAGCGCAGCGCGAAGGCCGAGCCGGGTGGAGTCCACGAGAGTCCACCGGCGGCTACCCGCGTCAGCGTGAAGCGCCCGCAGGCCAGGACGCGCGTCCGTATCGACAGCGCCGAGCGGCAGCTTCGCTGGCTCACCGCGGACGAAGCGACCGTCTACCTGGGCCTGCCGACGCGGAAGGCGCTCTACGCCGCGGTCGAGCGCGGCCAGGTGCCTGCCCACCGTCTTGGTCGGCGGCGCCTCCGGTTTAATCGCAGCGAGCTGGACTCCCTCCTTGGTCGGGCTCGCTGAGTCAACCCGTGCCCGTTACAGTTCACCGGAAGGCGTGCACCGTCGCGAAGCAGGAGGCGCGATGGTGAAGATCAGGCCTTACGTGGTGGCCGTGAACCACGTCCCGGGTTGCCCGCGACTGGAGAGCGGGCAGGGTGGTCGGAAGCAAGGCCGCCTGCGCTGTGCCCCCGGGTGCGAGCAGGTGACGGACGGGTGGGAAGTGGACCTGGCGCTGCGACTGCCGGACGGTACGCCGATCCGCGAGCGGGTGAAGGCGCCCGTGAGCGGGAAGAGCGCCGCGCTCCGGTGGGGTCAGGAGCGCGAGGGTCAGATCCTCACTCAGAAAGGGAGAAAGCCAAAGGAGGAGCGCCAGGTCCCGACCCTGGCCGAGTTCAAGCCTCGCTTCGTCGAGGGCCACGTGAAGGCGAACCGGCTCAAGCCGTCGAGCGCGGAGGCGCACGAGAGCGTGTACCGCACGCACCTCGGGCCGACCTTCGGCTCGATGCGCCTCGACGCGATCGGCGACGAGCTCGTGCAGCGGTTCAAGGGCAGGCTGGTCGAGGACGGGAAGGCGAACAAGTCCATCAACAACGTCCTGAGCGCGCTGTCGGTGATGCTGAAGCGCGCCGTGGACTGGAAGGTCATCGACGCGATGCCCTGCCGGATCCGGCTCCTCAAGTGGGACATGGGCGAGGTCGCGTTCTACGACTTCGCCGAGTACCTCCGGCTCGTCGAGGCGGCGGCGGCCATCGATCCCCGCATCGAGCTGCTCGTGCTCCTCGGCGGCGACGCCGGGCTGCGCCGCGGCGAGGCGATCGCGCTCGAGTGGACCGACGTGGACCTGCGGCGACGGACGATGCACGTCCAGCGCAGCTCGTGGAACGGCCAGGTCACCTTGCCGAAGGGCGGTCGGTCGCGCCGGCTGCCGCTGACCGAGCGGCTGGTCGAGGCGCTGCAGGCCCACCGTCACCTCAAGGGCCCGCGCGTCCTGTACTACGACGGTGGGGCGGTCCCGACGAACAAGGAGATCCGGATGTGGATGGAGCGCGCGCAGCGCCGGGCCGTGCTGCCGGCGAACGGCGGCTTCCACATCCTGCGCCACACGTTCTGCTCGCACCTCGCGATGCAGGGCGCGACGGCGAAGGCGATCCAGGAGCTCGCCGGCCACCAGGACCTCACGACGACGCAGCGCTACATGCACCTGTCACCGGCCCACAAGGACGCCGCGATCCGGCTCCTGGACCGGCGGCCGGTGGATGACGGGTTGGAGGGCTCCGGGCCGCTTCAGCCCCGGACGAGGCAGGAAACCGTTGGAGACGGCTTGGAGACGAGCCTCCGGCCGAAGCCGGAGTCGAGTCTTATCGACTAGTTATGAAGTGGAGGCGCCGGGAATCGAAGACGCCCTTGGCGGGAGACGAGTGCCAAAGGCTTTGGCGAGTGTGGGGCTTAGGTCGGGCGCCACTTCGGTCCATTGCGGTCCAGATGCATCGCGGTGCATCGACGTCAGGGACCTGCCTGCCGGCGTCGGCCCTACCTGTCTTCTTCGACCATGCGAGCCTTTCGAATCGTCTCCATTTCGGCAAGGAGCTGTTGCGCACGCGCCAGACCTTCTGCTGTTGCGGGAAGCCGCAGCATCCGCTCGTGCTCAGCTTCCACGTCACGCGATAGCTGGTGGAACGTGAACTCAGAGACGAGCGTCCGCCGGGAGGTGAACGCGATCAGGTCGCGACAGGCAGGAGCGCTCCCCGCGGGCAGGTCTTCGGCTCGCTGGAGGAGCCACAACAAACAGTCAACAAGTTGCAACGCTGGGGACTCAGCCGAACTGGTCAACTCCAGGGGACAGCGGAAAGTTGTCATAGCTTCCCAATCAAGCAGCGAGGTGACTGGCCGCTGCTTGGGCGAAAGCTGTTTGACCACGTCGAACATCTCCTTCAGGGCTCGTCCGAACTGTTGCTGTTGATCATGTACGAACCGAAGGACTTGTCCGCCGTCGAACCCCAAGTACTGATGGAGAACGCCGACAATGAGTGACAAGGCGACGAGGTTCGGGGCATCCAAGTTCGAGCGCCGCGCTTCTAGAAAGACGTTGGGATGGTCGAAGGCCCAGGCCAGCGCGTCGTCAAGCAACTGCCTGGCCCGGCGGTCTGGCCACTTCAGAACCGCAGATTTTACGCGCTGGACCACTCTCGCAAACTGCTCTGTGCTGCCTGATGCATACGCGGCCCAGAAGTCCCTCACATCGTCGAGGGTCATGCTGGACACGAGCGCGTACGTAAGCGGGAGCCGGAGCGGCCGGAACCCGTAGTGCAAAGAATCAACCGCCCTGTTCAGCCCGCTGTCGAGGACCGTGTCCACGAACTTGACCGCGCCGAAATAGGGCTTGTGGATGAAGGTCAGGACGAGACGGCTCTCTGCGACTTCAAGGAATTCCTGCGCTGAGGCCGCAAGACGCTCTATCCCCCGCAGCCCAAGTTGGGAGCCGTGAAGCCGCGACGCCCCCAGTTCCTTGAGCCATGCCGCGTGGCGGGGCCTAAGGAGGTCGTCGAGATCAACCGGTGAAAGGAGGGTTAGGGTCCAGAAGACAGGCTGGGCCTCGTGAAAGATGTCGAGGCCCGTTTGGCCGGATTCGTCGGTGTAGGCGAACACAGAAGAGCAGCCTAGCAGAAGAACGAGGAGGGCTGCCGGCCGAGCCGTTCGAAGGCCCTGAACGCCGCGTCGGGCGCGTTCCGTACCCGGCGCAAATGCCGGACTTCAGTCACCCTCGCCGGCCGAAGTGCCCCAGGATCCGCTCCACGACATCGGCAATGGCATCCACGTCCGCGGCGCTTCCCCGGCGAGCGACCGCGACGAGCCGGTCCAGGGCGCGGTCCTTCTGGCGTTCGCGGTCGAGCGTGCGGAACAGCTCCGACAACTCGACGCCGAGCGCCGAGGCGACCGCTTCCACCCGGCCCAGGGACGGAACGGCGGACCCGCGTTCCAGCCGGCTGATGGTCTCGTTGGCCACCCCGATCCTCTCGGCGAGTTGGGCCTGCGTGAGCCCGGCTCGCTTCCGCTGATCGGCGACCCGTCGCCCAAGTCTCTTCTCGACAGCGCCCATGAAGACCTC encodes the following:
- a CDS encoding helix-turn-helix transcriptional regulator, which translates into the protein MAPEVFMGAVEKRLGRRVADQRKRAGLTQAQLAERIGVANETISRLERGSAVPSLGRVEAVASALGVELSELFRTLDRERQKDRALDRLVAVARRGSAADVDAIADVVERILGHFGRRG
- a CDS encoding tyrosine-type recombinase/integrase, coding for MVKIRPYVVAVNHVPGCPRLESGQGGRKQGRLRCAPGCEQVTDGWEVDLALRLPDGTPIRERVKAPVSGKSAALRWGQEREGQILTQKGRKPKEERQVPTLAEFKPRFVEGHVKANRLKPSSAEAHESVYRTHLGPTFGSMRLDAIGDELVQRFKGRLVEDGKANKSINNVLSALSVMLKRAVDWKVIDAMPCRIRLLKWDMGEVAFYDFAEYLRLVEAAAAIDPRIELLVLLGGDAGLRRGEAIALEWTDVDLRRRTMHVQRSSWNGQVTLPKGGRSRRLPLTERLVEALQAHRHLKGPRVLYYDGGAVPTNKEIRMWMERAQRRAVLPANGGFHILRHTFCSHLAMQGATAKAIQELAGHQDLTTTQRYMHLSPAHKDAAIRLLDRRPVDDGLEGSGPLQPRTRQETVGDGLETSLRPKPESSLID
- a CDS encoding helix-turn-helix domain-containing protein; translated protein: MAEPRAEQAIFEWNPERSAKAEPGGVHESPPAATRVSVKRPQARTRVRIDSAERQLRWLTADEATVYLGLPTRKALYAAVERGQVPAHRLGRRRLRFNRSELDSLLGRAR